The Macaca nemestrina isolate mMacNem1 chromosome 1, mMacNem.hap1, whole genome shotgun sequence genome contains the following window.
AGGCTAACGTAAGTACATTTAAGTAGGCTAAGCTACAATGTTCAATAGTTtagatgtattaaatgcattttcaacatGACGTTTTCAATTTATCATGGGTTTATTGGGAGGTAACCCCATTATAAGTAAAAGAGCGTCTGTGTATGCTTTGTATTCCTAGGACTTTCAACACTCACTTTTCTTGCATTTATTAGACATGATGGTTtagtatttatataatatttcaaaacaatacaAACAGCGTACCCATCATAGGGTAAAGAATACCAAAAGGCTCAAAGTAAAATGACAATTTATGGCATGATACTTTCTGTGGAGGGCAAAGTTGACACATTGCGTCTGGAATATGGGATTGACACACTTTAGCTACATTGGTTTCTTTGAAAGTTTCACAGTTAACGATTTGAACAGATAGGTTTTATAGTGAACTGACCCATGTTACACAAATGTGGTCAAAATGTTTGACCAGTTACATATATATCACTCATTTCAAATGCTTAAATGCTTGAATTTGTCTTGTTGGAGCCATGTGCATATGTCATTTATGATGTAAGCTGAGACCATCACTTATTCTAATTATATGAAAGCATAAACAACACAGTCATTCTGTGCTAACTGTGACTTAGCACTCTCCTTTGGTTGCAACTGTAATTTATTGCCTTGCTTCTTCCAGTTACAAAATTCTTCATTAGGAAATTAATGTTTGATTAGTGAACATCCATTTGATTTTCTACTACTGTTGATTCTCATTGTTACATAATTTTGCCATGTCTTTAAAGTTATGTCTTTGTAGGACCTCCCTGCCCCCCTTGCCTTCATCCACACAGTTACCTGCTTCCATTTACCATATGGGAGCTTCTTTAGATGTGTTAGATTATATTTAGTATTTACTATACTTTGCAGTAAGAATGATCTTGAGTTATTGGGTGTTTATGGTCTGGTACCTACCATCTGTCGTCTGTTAAAAATTGAGGATGGTACATGGCATCAGGAACAAGCTATTCAACAGGTTCAGTATAAtttgtttactttattttttaaattgcaatcTATATATCAAACTCAGTGccttttttaatttgtgttttggtattgccaagaggaaaaaaaaaatctctggctGTAACATTGAGTTTTCATGACACAGTTAGCTCTGTGGCAGTGTCTTGGTCATTTAATGCCATATTTTCACTGTTCAAGAATCAATTTATTGACAGATCATAAGTTAACTAAAGGATTATTTCAGGTAATTGTGAATTTAGAGAATACTTTTAAGGCTCAGTAGTGCAATTCTTCAGTTTTTAGctcattatttcaaataatgttaAATGTTAATTATGTAATAACTAAATACTAAACATTTGTAGTACATATTAGAAGGGACCTTAGAAATCATCTTATTCAGTCCCCAACTCCATATTCCTGTCTGTAATGTTCTTGACAAGTAAGCAAGAACCATTCTTGCCTAATGGTAACCTTCtgaaccattttattatttggctTGGTTTTAGAGTCAGTCTCATGCTGGATACCCTTATAAGTGTTCTATATTTTTTTAGTGTTTCTTCTCAATGTGACATTTAGAATAAGTTATTACCTGGATGGTACACTCTATCTTCTCTTGAATTGTGCACTAGGTGAGATTTAGGTATATATGTTTGTACATTGTGTATGGTATATATAGGTTTAAATGCtgcaataattttaaatgtaatatttcagTTAATTAAGATTCGTTTTGTAGTTTGACACTTGTGAATGGTATTCTCTTCTTGACCCAGTCTCATACATTACTAACTGAAGTTGTCATGTGTTTGCAAGGATAATTTAAATGAACATAGAATTTGTGAAAACCTGACAGATCCTAACTATAACTCAGCTAGTGGGCagcattataatttatttatagcagtgtaatATAGCAGTTAATGAACTAATATACAATGAGGGCAAATTGTACTATATTTTTGCACGAAATTATACGACACAGCAAAGGTTGGCATTATGTAGTTAAGTACCCACAAAATGTTAACCTACTTGCaataaatacaattaataatGTACATAAAAGAATGGAATTAAGCTAATTTTCTATCACAAAAGAATTATTCGTGAACAGAAAGTGGACAGCATAGATTTGATGACAGAAAGGTTGTATCTAATCTGAATTACTGAGTGACCTAGGAAGCTTGCTCAGAGGGATTACAGAATAATTATGTTAATATGCAATTATCACCTCATTTCTTCTGTAGTAACCTCAAGATGTAGTGTAGTGAGGGTGTTATAGCAAGTGCTGATAGTTTGCAAAAATACTGATGTTTGAGATTTCTGAGACAATAAGTCTAGCTTGAGGCATATAAGTGATGATCTGTCATCTTGAAGACAGATCTGACCTTTGTACAATTTTTTAATGCTCACAGTATATAACTAGAGGCAGTTATAGCTGTAAAACTCATTATGATTTTCCAgcaattgaaatatattttatgtagatTTAAAGTTCTGtttgcagctttttaaaaaggtgtgtgaatttttttaaagaacattttaaaattcagttaaatgaaaaattttatgaTTATATGATTATCTGGGGAAGCTTTAGTAATGGTGtctaaacattgttttaaaatcttaattgATATAGCTAATTCATTGAATTCATTGAATTGAAATTTAAGGAGTCCAACAGTTTATCTATCTTAATTTATTAGcttctgttttttaaacttaGTGAATAATGCCCACCTTCAAATATGTTCCTACTTTGTTATAGTAACCTAAACTGGTATTGATGTCTCTGTTATATATACATTTGACTATACAAAGGTAGTTGAAAAACTATTTGAGATGGTGTAAAATTAACTCAGATCAAATAGTTTCTTGCCTAGATGCCTCATAACCCAACATGAatgtagtaaaataatttttgatggtGTTAAAATTCTGTATCCATTATTCAGTGCAACAGATTTTGATGATCCATTGTTCTGCGTGGTATCTCAGGACAACAGCTATGAGTATTGAGTACTGTTATTAATAAGTAGTGTATTTGGAGCATTGTATAATTAGAATATATTCTgaacattttaattgtttctaaAATAAGTACCCACAAAATGTTAATCTACTTATAGTAAATACAGTTAATAATGtacataaaagaacaaaattaagcTAATTTTCTCTGAGTAAAGAATTACTCATGAACAAAAAGTGGACAGTATAGATTTGACGACAGGAAGGTTGTATCTAATCAGAATTACCGAGTGACCTAGAAAACTTCCTTACTTAGTCAACTTTTGTAACATATTTTCAAACTGATGCAGAAggtaatgtcttttatttttgagtagAGATAATTATTAATTTGGGGGTAAGTAAGCCATGTCATGTGGATGTGAAGGAAAACTTTAATTGTTAAagtcttcattttatattttaatatatttaatcgGATTTTTTTTGCTAGATGTGTTTTGTAGATAAAATCATTTatgcacatatattttttctatgtttttgaaCAAAACAGGTTGATATCTTCAGAATGTGAACTTATGAAAAGCTCTTATAAAGCCATTCTGGTAATGAGGATGCAGTCTCCAAGCTGACATGATGTTCTCATAGTTTGTCACCCTGCTGTTCAGGGGGTACCAATGAAGTTGCTTTAAATGGGAAGCGTCTGTTCCATCTCTAAACCTCTAACACCAGAACAGATGGGTGGGACATAGAACATGGAAGGTTTTACCTCTGAGGTGGTAACAGTGAAGCCACTCATTAACACTGAATTTACCACTTCGTTAGCAACATTGCTTCCTGTTGAGAAAAACTAATATAGGCTTTCAAATTGACTGAGCATATATTTGTCCACCTCTGTGATTATAGTAAGTGGGAACATAAAGGAAAGTAACTGTCTTTCAAGCCAGTTTTTTGTCGTTCATTTCAGATTTATGAGATTGTTGCTAttgaagcattttatattttctacctAATTTAATGAGAAATATCAGGAATGAATAATAAGTGTAGCATTAAGGCTTGCTTTTCTTTCCCTTGACATTTGCACACCCTTTCCTAACACATGTTTATGTGCTGCCCATTTTTAACTTCTGTGTGTGTGATGTAGAGACTCCTGCTGGGTGATGCATTAGCACCATTTTGGAGTGATATCATTGAATGTGATCTTATTGGAAGTCTATTTTTATTACCACCATACCAGAAGTTTGCCAATCTCAGAACAGAATTCTAAAACCTATGAGGGGTGGAAAAAATAATTGTTGGTATAAATAACAATGTCAAAGATACTGGTAATagatattttttgtattaaataacattttatggaAAGAATAAGATCAGATTATAAATGCTTGTTCTaagttataaaatacaaaaaaggtaaGAACAATTTTATTATTCTTGAATTAGATTTAATGTTTTACAAAGCATGAAATTGGTACCCTTAAAGGATAGTAAAAATATTGAACTTTATTGAACATGTTTTGATTTGTAAATGTTAGATTGTGAGGTCCTGTTGCCCTAAAATAATATTACTTgttatgcaaattaaaaatactacaaaagaaaaatatacaggcTTCGTTCTTTATCTAAGAGCAGGAAACTAACTTGTCTTGTTTACCGTTATTTCTGGAATACGGGATCAATGCATGGCACAACtaagtgcttagtaaatatttggaTAATAACTgcaaaaaaggagaagaaatatggAAGCTTATGCCAATACTTCAATTAGTTAATACCTGGGGTTGCCAAATAGCAGGTTCTTTAAATTGTACATGAGAATTATTGGATATTTTGAGGACCTTATTATAATTACTGCATTAATAAATCAGAACCTGATGGAACTTGTATTTGAATGGGGTATCCAAATTTCATAGGAacaaaactgtttttcttcttacaCTTTAGGAACTTGTACTTTGATTttgaaattgtgtttttattaatCCAATACTTACTCAgtcttttattcaacaaatattgccTGAGCAATGCCAAGTGATGTACTAGGTTCTAGAGATACGATAGTGACTAGATTACATTCCCAGTCCTCTAAGAGCAGGAAAAGAACAGGTTGCAAGGGAACTTTTCATAGTAAGGGTAGTCATTACATAAAGTCATCATATGAATGGACCCCAAACATTCAGAAATactatttgctttaaaaatattgtacttTTTTCTCATAATGATTAAATAACTTATCAAAAATGCCTAGAAAAGTTTTATCTACATTTtatgtgaaataaatttaaaacatatgtttatgctattttattgtaaaatgtgTTAGGCCGTTGCACTAGACCACCAGATCAAAAATGGGATAACTGCTTTTAAAGAATGCCTGGAATTTGGGGCCCCACATATGAAAGTTTGACATGAAACttcattaattttaactttagtGAAGTTGAAATTCACTTTACTAAAATTTAGTTAACTTTAGTAAAGTTAAAATTATAGTTAAGGTTAATTTGAATAAGGAATGAACAAAACTATGAATAAAGCATTTTAACAATAAAACATTGATGTTGATAGCAAATATGTTCATTCAAATAAAGTTTTTTACTGAATGGCGTTTTGTTACCTTCCTTCAGGAATGAACTTATAAGTGACAAATCTTTCATTTCTCTGCAGTAtttgataatttatattattctctCGAATAGAGTGACTGCCTCTGATAAACCTACTTAAGTGAAAGAATTTTCTTTGTATTAGCAATCTCTACATgtggtttaaaattttttcagtcTGTAGCatatttacattgtttttgtgtctgtgtgtatatgtgtatcttTGTGTATGCTGCTTTTCCCTAGTATGTTTGTGTATGTTGCTTTTCTCTAGACATTTTGTATATATGATGTATTGGATTGTTGTTGTTGCCTAGCATGAAGAACAATATTAACCTTTGaggtgctttttaaatatttcaatatgtttgtgttctttcattcttggAAAATTATTAGAATGTCAATATAAAGAGTAGAAaattaaactaataaaaatatgtactttCAACTCTCCATACATTCtaatagtattttttctttcatgcaaatctaaattttttttttccattttctagacTAAATGTGTTAAATGGGCTTGCCAACAATATGGATGATTTGAAGATAAACACCGATATTACTGGTGCTAAAGAAGAACTCCTAGATGACAACAATTTTATCTCAGACAAGGAGAGCGGAGTTCATAAACCAAAAGATTGTCAGAcatcatttcagaaaaataatacattgacTCTGCCTGAAGAACTGTCAAAGGACAAATCTGAAAACGCCTTAAGCGGAGGCCAGTCTAGTCTATTTATACATGCTGGTGCTCCTACTGTTTCTAGTGAAAACTTTATCTTACCTAAAGGAGCTGCTGTTAATGGACCAGTTTCACACTCCTCCTTAACTAAGACTTCCAATATGAATAAAGGCAGTGTTTCATTAACCACTGGGCAGCCTGTGGATCAGCCAACAACAGAATCTTGTTCAACTTTGAAGGTAGCAGCTGATCTTCAGCTGTCTACACCACAGAAAGCAAGTCAACaccaagttttatttttgttatcagaTGTAGCACATGCTAAGAATCCCACCCATTCCAATAAAAAACTACCTACCTCTGCTTCAGTTGGTTGTGACATTCAGAATTCAGTAGGGAGTAATATAAAGTCAGATGGCACTTTAATAAATCAAGTAGAGGTGGGTGAGGATGGTGAAGATTTATTGGTAAAAGATGATTGTGTCAATACAGTAACAGGAATTTCCTCAGGTACAGATGGATTTAGATCAGAAAATGATACAAACTGGGATCCCCAAAAAGAGTTCATTCAGTTTCTTATGACTAATGAGGAAACAGTAGACAAAGCTCCACCTCATTCTAAAGTaggtctagaaaaaaaaagaaagcgaaAAATGGATGTAAGCAAGATAACTCGTTATACTGAGGATTGCTTTAGTGATTCTAATTGTGTACCCAATAAATCAAAAATGCAAGAAGTAGACTTTCTAGAACAAAATGAAGAGCTACAAGCAGTAGACCCACAGAAATATGCTTTATCAAAAGTGAAGCCTGAATCGACTGATGAAGACTTAGAATCTGTGGATGCCTTCCAACATCTAATTTATAACCCAGATAAGTGTGGAGAAGAGAGTTCACCTGTTCATCCTAGCACTTTTCTTTCAAAtaccttaaaaaagaaatgtgaagagAGTGATTCTGAGTCACCTGCTACTTTCAGTACCGAAGAGCCATCATTCTACCCCTGTACAAAGTGCAATGTGAATTTTAGGGAGAAGAAGCACCTCCACAGGCATATGATGTATCATTTAGATGGGAATAGTCACTTTCGCCATCTTAATGTCCCAAGGCCATATGCTTGTAGAGAATGTGGACGGACATTTCGAGATCGCAATTCACTTCTAAAACATATGATTATTCACCAGGAGAGAAGACAGAAGTTGATGGAGGAAATTCGTGAATTGAAAGAACTTCAGGATGAAGGAAGAAGCGCACGATTACAGTGTCCTCAGTGTGTGTTTGGTACCAATTGCCCTAAAACATTTGTGCAACATGCTAAAACCcatgaaaaagataaaaggtaCTACTGCTGTGAAGAGTGTAACTTCATGGCAGTGACAGAAAATGAATTAGAATGCCATCGAGGCATTGCACATGGGGCAGTGGTAAAATGCCCGTTGGTCACTTCTGATATAACccagagaaaaacacaaaaaaagacttTCATGAAAGACTCCGTAGTAGGATCGTCCAAAAAATCAGCTACCTACGTATGTAAGATGTGTCCTTTTACTACTTCAGccaaaagtgttttaaaaaagcaCATGGAGTACTTGCATTCATCATCATGTGTTGATTCATTTGGTAGTCCTCTTGGacttgataaaagaaaaaatgacatcCTTGAAGAACCTGTAGATAGTGATAGCACTAAACCATTAACTAAACAACAGTCAACCACGTTTCCAAAGAACTCTGCTTTAAAACAAGATGTGAAGCGAACATTTGGATCAACCTCACAATCAAGTAGTTTTTCAAAAATCCATAAGCGGCCACACAGAGTACAGAAAGCTCGGAAAAGCATTGCCCAATCAGGCGTAAACCCTTGCAATCAAAACAGCTCTCCTCATAAGAATGTTACAATTAAAAGCAGCATTGACCAAAAACCTAAGTATTTTCAtcaaacagcaaaagaaaagtcTAATGCCAAGGCAAATAGCAACTATTTGTATAGACACAAATATGAAAACTATAGGATGATAAAAAAATCAGGTGAATCATATCCTGTgcatttcaaaaaagaagaagctaGTTCATTAAATTCTTTACACCTGTTTTCATCATCAAGTAATTCTCACAACAGTTTTATTTCAGACCCTCATAAGCCTGACACCAAAAGACCTGAAAGCTTCAAAGATCACAGACGTGTAGCTGTAAAGAGAGTAGTTAAGGAATCTAAGAAGGAAAGTTCTGTTGGAGGGGAAGACTTGGATAGCTATCCAGATTTTTTGCATAAAATGACTGTTGTCGTTTTGCAAAAACTTAATTCTGCTGAAAAGAAAGATAGTTATGAAACAGAAGATGAAAGTTCCTGGGATAATGTTGAGTTAGGAGACTACACTACACAGGCCACAGAAGATGAAACCTATAGTGATATTAATCAAGAACATGTAAATTTATTCCCTTTATTTAAGAGCAAAGTGGAAGGTCAGGAGCCTGGAGAAAATGCTACTCTTAGTTATGACCAAAATGATGGCTTTTATTTTGAATACTATGAAGATGCTGGAAGTAACAACTTTTTGCATGAGATACATGATCCTCAGCATTTAGAAACTGCAGATGCTTCATTGTCAAAGCATAGTTCTGTTTTTCATTGGACTGATTTGTCTCTTGAGAAGAAATCGTGTCCTTACTGCCCAGCAACATTTGAAACAGGTGTTGGGTTATCAAATCATGTCCGGGGGCATCTTCACAGAGCAGGATTAAGCTATGAAGCCCGTCATGTTGTATCACCAGAACAAATAGCCACAAGTGACAAAATGCAGCATTTCAAAAGAACTGGCACAGGAACACCTGTTAAACGAGTTAGAAAAGGTAAGTTCTCCATGGGAATAATTTGGGCTAATAGGTCTGTGTTCTAATTCTGAGGATTTAAAAGTTCTGTTTGAATTTGGTCTCCATTAGAATCATATAATTTCATGTTTCAGAATTAACTCATTTTAGGGTGGTCAGTTTATATAAGAAAGTCTGATAttactcttaaaaatttttttttagctataGAGAAGTCTGAAACCACTTCTGAACACACTTGTCAGCTCTGTGGTGGTTGGTTTGATACTAAAATTGGATTATCAAATCATGTTAGAGGCCACTTGAAAAGACTTGGAAAGACCAAATGGGATGCTCACAAATCTCCAATCTGTGTTCTGAATGAGATGatgcaaaatgaagaaaaatatgaaaaaatcttaaaggcttTGAACAGTCGTCGTATTATTCCCAGACCATTTGTAGCTCAAAAACTTGCATCAAATGATGACTTTATATCTCAAAATGTTATACCTCTTGAAGCATACCGTAATGGCCTAAAGACTGAAGCTCTGTCAGTGTCTGCATCAGAAGAAGAAGGGCTGAATTTCTTAAATGAATATGATGAAACAAAACCTGAACTGCCCAGTGGAAAAAAGAATCAATCTCTTACACTCATAgaacttcttaaaaataaaaggatgggaGAAGAAAGGAATTCTGCTATTTCTCCGCAAAAGATCCATAATCAGACAGCAAGAAAGAGATTCGTTCAGAAATGTGTTCTTCCATTAAATGAGGATAGTCCGTTGATGTATCAGCCACAAAAAATGGACTTGACTATGCACTCAGGTAAGAGGACATTTATGACTATCCTATACACAATTTAAATGCAGTTCAATTATGCCTTCTTTAATGGAATCTATGCGGAAAATACTTTCTCACAGTCTTCTTGTTTAAGCTGCTTTTTTTTTACAGAGCACAGATTGGTTATTCTACTGTCATTTCTGTATAACTCATCAATTGATGCTCATTAGCACTGAGTTCTCTGTGCCTCTTTTCTTGGTCTGAATGTAAGGTGAGaacaaaagcagaagaaaaccacacacacaaaaaaaaacaaacaaaaagctgatCTGTGAAAATAAAACTTGCTGTGGCTGGAGGATGGTTGTGGATAATGTTCAAAAGCATAGCATTATTGAAAAGGCATACCTCTGTCATATTTTTGCGAGTTCTCCAAGGTGATCATGTTTTCAAGATTTAGCTGTTGGGTTTTCCACTGCCTAGGTAAAACAAAAAAGACTCTTAAAGCTAAATGGTTTGGTGTCTTTGTGATTAACCCAAAGAAACATCTCCGTCTCCAATTCCTCATTGTATTGCGGGATAGTTTGGTTTTGGAGAACAGGTGTGAACATAAAACATATTTGTTTGGGGTTTTAGGTTTTAAGATGGTGCtgtaatggaacagaacagatgaTTTAGCTTAGTGCTTGTGCACCAatagtttttccttttgaaaggaatattttgTATGTATTGGCAAATAATGTGGCAGATAAAGTAGCCAAACTTTATTCAGTATTGCCAAGTCTGGTTTATACTTTTAGActagaaaaattttaagtgtcTTTTCTAGATTTCTTTTTGAAGGTTAATAATGTTGAAGGTTTATGTAAATGGTCTCATGATTAGAGCTGTAAGTTGAATGTGTCGGAGGTAATAGTTAATGGATTAATAACGAGTAACGTTACTGTAAAGTAATGTTGTTTATTTGCTTTGGGGCAAACATTGTGATATCCCAAATAGTTGTAATGCAATTTTGATTTAAGGAAAGATGACTTTGTGTTGTAAGTGGTCTGGAAAACAATTTATCTTGTATGAGCTTCTGTTTAATAtggctttttctttctaataaagaGTCTCTGAAAGTCAAaagctttcaatattttttcagaaGGATAAGATGTGTTAGCTGTGTTGAACAAGGGGTAGTATACTTCAGAGATGGAAAATGTATTTGTGGCTATCACAGTAATGCTGAAGAAACCGATTGAAATGTGTTGGGGGAGTGAGGATTGTCTGAGAAGTTAGGAGTTTCTTATTGTTTGAACATGTTTTTTCTGTGATGACTAAGATGTTAGCTTGTTGATCATTTATTTAGCACAAAGATTTTAGCAAAAAACTTTAAATCATTGACTTTCATTATTGATTGCGCATTCAGAGTAATGAACATAAAATACCCTGAATAAAATGTTGTGTCTAACAGCTGTTCAGTGGTGTGTTTTACCACCTTTTCTCCCAGCCTTCATCAGAAAGCCTAATTTAGTACTGAGACTTTTACGGTTTTGTGGGTAAAACACTTTAATTACCACTTTGTCAACTagacttttaaattctttttattggTAATGTTGTAAGCTTTGAAACTTCTCAACAGAACCATGGTGTTCAAATCACAGGATTGTATATTAGTAGGTTTAAGAAATAATCTGCGTAACACAGAAATCTGCAAGAAAGTGATAATAGGTGTTATATCCAGAGGAGCTCAAAGGTTCAAGTCACTCCTCTTCTACCTTTCCAAAGAGCATGAGTTGGCTCTAAACACTAACTACAAACTAATAATAGTTAACTTAATTTCCCCTCCTTATTTTAAGTTAACCTATTTCATTGAACGTTTTGAAAACCATCTTTATTGTGGTGCTTTTCTACACTCTTTAAGCTAAGAAAATTTCACTTTTTGAAGTGAGAACTGGattatagttttcttttgaatGATAGGTATGCCTGTGAAGCTTAGAACATGTGTGCATTGCAATACGACGTTTACAAGTGCTGTTAGCCTGTCCAACCACTTACGCGCTTATGCACGAAAGAAGAGTGCTGGACTTTTGACTGGTACAGGTATGTTTGAACAGATATCACAGCAAGTCTGTTTgatacaatacatttttttttttcccaccagaCTGGTGTTAATTCAGATCATATTTATAGCTTTCTTTAGTAAGCTGCAGTTGAGTCTGAATACACATTAAATTTCAGCAGCTTGTAAACTGTTAGATATAATTCTAAGCTagttaatctttttcttttggctCTTATTGACttaatttggggaaaaaacatTAACCCAAGAGGTGTGGAACTTTTGAGTCTACCTTAATCCCATTTCTTTTTTAGAAtactatttttgatttttaaatttaatttagattCCAGTAAAACACCTCTCTTTATAGTTctagtcaggcacagtggtgtgcccctatagtcccagctactcatgaggctggcaggaggatcacttgagct
Protein-coding sequences here:
- the LOC105482837 gene encoding zinc finger protein 644 isoform X5, whose protein sequence is MRLFLQQDVNKTKSRLNVLNGLANNMDDLKINTDITGAKEELLDDNNFISDKESGVHKPKDCQTSFQKNNTLTLPEELSKDKSENALSGGQSSLFIHAGAPTVSSENFILPKGAAVNGPVSHSSLTKTSNMNKGSVSLTTGQPVDQPTTESCSTLKVAADLQLSTPQKASQHQVLFLLSDVAHAKNPTHSNKKLPTSASVGCDIQNSVGSNIKSDGTLINQVEVGEDGEDLLVKDDCVNTVTGISSGTDGFRSENDTNWDPQKEFIQFLMTNEETVDKAPPHSKVGLEKKRKRKMDVSKITRYTEDCFSDSNCVPNKSKMQEVDFLEQNEELQAVDPQKYALSKVKPESTDEDLESVDAFQHLIYNPDKCGEESSPVHPSTFLSNTLKKKCEESDSESPATFSTEEPSFYPCTKCNVNFREKKHLHRHMMYHLDGNSHFRHLNVPRPYACRECGRTFRDRNSLLKHMIIHQERRQKLMEEIRELKELQDEGRSARLQCPQCVFGTNCPKTFVQHAKTHEKDKRYYCCEECNFMAVTENELECHRGIAHGAVVKCPLVTSDITQRKTQKKTFMKDSVVGSSKKSATYVCKMCPFTTSAKSVLKKHMEYLHSSSCVDSFGSPLGLDKRKNDILEEPVDSDSTKPLTKQQSTTFPKNSALKQDVKRTFGSTSQSSSFSKIHKRPHRVQKARKSIAQSGVNPCNQNSSPHKNVTIKSSIDQKPKYFHQTAKEKSNAKANSNYLYRHKYENYRMIKKSGESYPVHFKKEEASSLNSLHLFSSSSNSHNSFISDPHKPDTKRPESFKDHRRVAVKRVVKESKKESSVGGEDLDSYPDFLHKMTVVVLQKLNSAEKKDSYETEDESSWDNVELGDYTTQATEDETYSDINQEHVNLFPLFKSKVEGQEPGENATLSYDQNDGFYFEYYEDAGSNNFLHEIHDPQHLETADASLSKHSSVFHWTDLSLEKKSCPYCPATFETGVGLSNHVRGHLHRAGLSYEARHVVSPEQIATSDKMQHFKRTGTGTPVKRVRKAIEKSETTSEHTCQLCGGWFDTKIGLSNHVRGHLKRLGKTKWDAHKSPICVLNEMMQNEEKYEKILKALNSRRIIPRPFVAQKLASNDDFISQNVIPLEAYRNGLKTEALSVSASEEEGLNFLNEYDETKPELPSGKKNQSLTLIELLKNKRMGEERNSAISPQKIHNQTARKRFVQKCVLPLNEDSPLMYQPQKMDLTMHSALDCKQKKSRSRSGSKKKMLTLPHGADEVYILRCRFCGLVFRGPLSVQEDWIKHLQRHIVNANLPRTGAGMVEVTSLLKKPASITETSFSLLMAEAAS
- the LOC105482837 gene encoding zinc finger protein 644 isoform X3; amino-acid sequence: MRLFLQQDVNKTKSRQSLIVSPTLECGGIMTWFTATSASGFRLNVLNGLANNMDDLKINTDITGAKEELLDDNNFISDKESGVHKPKDCQTSFQKNNTLTLPEELSKDKSENALSGGQSSLFIHAGAPTVSSENFILPKGAAVNGPVSHSSLTKTSNMNKGSVSLTTGQPVDQPTTESCSTLKVAADLQLSTPQKASQHQVLFLLSDVAHAKNPTHSNKKLPTSASVGCDIQNSVGSNIKSDGTLINQVEVGEDGEDLLVKDDCVNTVTGISSGTDGFRSENDTNWDPQKEFIQFLMTNEETVDKAPPHSKVGLEKKRKRKMDVSKITRYTEDCFSDSNCVPNKSKMQEVDFLEQNEELQAVDPQKYALSKVKPESTDEDLESVDAFQHLIYNPDKCGEESSPVHPSTFLSNTLKKKCEESDSESPATFSTEEPSFYPCTKCNVNFREKKHLHRHMMYHLDGNSHFRHLNVPRPYACRECGRTFRDRNSLLKHMIIHQERRQKLMEEIRELKELQDEGRSARLQCPQCVFGTNCPKTFVQHAKTHEKDKRYYCCEECNFMAVTENELECHRGIAHGAVVKCPLVTSDITQRKTQKKTFMKDSVVGSSKKSATYVCKMCPFTTSAKSVLKKHMEYLHSSSCVDSFGSPLGLDKRKNDILEEPVDSDSTKPLTKQQSTTFPKNSALKQDVKRTFGSTSQSSSFSKIHKRPHRVQKARKSIAQSGVNPCNQNSSPHKNVTIKSSIDQKPKYFHQTAKEKSNAKANSNYLYRHKYENYRMIKKSGESYPVHFKKEEASSLNSLHLFSSSSNSHNSFISDPHKPDTKRPESFKDHRRVAVKRVVKESKKESSVGGEDLDSYPDFLHKMTVVVLQKLNSAEKKDSYETEDESSWDNVELGDYTTQATEDETYSDINQEHVNLFPLFKSKVEGQEPGENATLSYDQNDGFYFEYYEDAGSNNFLHEIHDPQHLETADASLSKHSSVFHWTDLSLEKKSCPYCPATFETGVGLSNHVRGHLHRAGLSYEARHVVSPEQIATSDKMQHFKRTGTGTPVKRVRKAIEKSETTSEHTCQLCGGWFDTKIGLSNHVRGHLKRLGKTKWDAHKSPICVLNEMMQNEEKYEKILKALNSRRIIPRPFVAQKLASNDDFISQNVIPLEAYRNGLKTEALSVSASEEEGLNFLNEYDETKPELPSGKKNQSLTLIELLKNKRMGEERNSAISPQKIHNQTARKRFVQKCVLPLNEDSPLMYQPQKMDLTMHSALDCKQKKSRSRSGSKKKMLTLPHGADEVYILRCRFCGLVFRGPLSVQEDWIKHLQRHIVNANLPRTGAGMVEVTSLLKKPASITETSFSLLMAEAAS